One genomic region from Halobacteriovorax sp. HLS encodes:
- the upp gene encoding uracil phosphoribosyltransferase, with product MTKNFCELTHPVLRHKLSLLRDKNTNSRAFRDIMNEVGRFLAYEATKELPVKMMEVETPVMKTSTEFVEDYPMVVSVLRAGNGLLDGVLDTLPFSAVGFVGIYRDKFINNTVEYYFKLPEKSEGRDVLLLDPMLATADTAIAALDRLKEYKVGKIKMLTLLVSPEGLERVHHFHPDVDIYTVSKENGLNEKGYLLPGLGDAGDRLYNTK from the coding sequence ATGACAAAGAATTTTTGTGAGTTAACTCACCCAGTATTACGGCACAAGCTATCTCTTTTAAGAGATAAGAATACTAACTCTAGGGCCTTTAGGGATATTATGAATGAGGTTGGCCGATTTTTAGCATATGAAGCAACTAAAGAGCTTCCTGTTAAAATGATGGAAGTGGAGACTCCGGTTATGAAAACTTCTACTGAGTTTGTAGAAGATTATCCAATGGTTGTTTCTGTCCTAAGAGCTGGAAATGGTCTGCTAGATGGAGTTTTAGATACGCTACCATTCTCTGCAGTTGGATTTGTAGGAATCTATAGAGATAAATTTATTAATAATACTGTTGAGTACTATTTTAAACTACCTGAGAAAAGTGAAGGCAGAGATGTTCTTCTTCTCGATCCAATGTTAGCAACAGCTGATACGGCCATTGCTGCCCTTGATAGACTTAAAGAGTATAAAGTAGGAAAAATTAAAATGCTAACTCTCTTAGTAAGCCCAGAAGGTTTAGAGAGAGTTCACCATTTTCACCCTGATGTGGATATTTATACTGTTAGCAAAGAAAATGGTTTAAATGAAAAAGGTTACCTACTTCCTGGATTAGGTGATGCCGGAGACAGGCTTTACAATACAAAGTAG
- the udk gene encoding uridine kinase, which yields MSIIIIGVAGGSGSGKTTFASRLKEKLGLEHCSVLGQDSYYIDQSNRFDHDGGSVNFDHPESLDFDLMAEHLQLLKKGKDISVPIYDFATHTRSSDTVYLTPKKIVFVDGILIFSQPKVVEHLDHKVFIDCPEELRFSRRLNRDVVERGRTEEGVTNQFKKQVKPMHDLFVEPSKNHACDIVNVDNFDEKLESWLNKIKASIK from the coding sequence ATGAGTATTATAATAATTGGAGTTGCTGGTGGAAGTGGGTCAGGTAAAACGACCTTTGCTTCCCGCTTGAAAGAAAAGCTTGGTCTTGAGCACTGTAGTGTCCTTGGTCAGGATAGCTATTATATTGATCAGTCAAATCGATTTGATCATGACGGAGGATCTGTTAACTTTGATCATCCTGAGTCTCTTGATTTTGATCTCATGGCAGAGCACCTCCAATTATTAAAGAAGGGAAAGGATATTTCTGTTCCAATATATGACTTTGCGACACATACAAGAAGTTCAGACACTGTTTACTTAACTCCTAAGAAAATTGTATTTGTTGACGGAATTCTCATTTTTTCTCAGCCTAAAGTTGTTGAACACCTTGATCATAAAGTCTTTATTGATTGTCCTGAAGAGCTAAGGTTCTCAAGAAGGCTCAATAGAGATGTTGTTGAAAGGGGAAGAACTGAGGAGGGCGTAACAAATCAATTTAAAAAACAAGTTAAGCCTATGCATGACCTTTTTGTAGAGCCTTCCAAGAATCACGCATGTGATATAGTAAATGTTGATAATTTTGATGAGAAGCTTGAGTCTTGGTTAAATAAAATTAAAGCTTCTATCAAATAA
- the hflX gene encoding GTPase HflX → MLDTEFHISKDARASMVSLVCPKFEEHKTEKDTNRSLNELRELLRTLEIETGDQYVQNRKTVEPATILGSGKIKEIADAAKQEGSTLLVFDCELTASQIRNIKAITDMSVVDRCHVILEIFSQHARTKEAKIQIEISRLQYLLPRLSGFWTHLSRQKGGIGVRGGEGEQQIELDRRIVRERIEFYKKELQDVRKSREQQKKKRQNQAVTAALVGYTNAGKSSVMNRLCRVDVLEENKLFATLDSTYRMLNPDTKPPMILIDTVGFISNLPNTLIDGFKTTLESAIEADLLIIVCDISDPHYKKHLEVTQTVLKELGVTNKDQIIVYNKKDLHPDPMGQKIIQRSTPNSYLVSTHDKEDMVNLKAQIINYFLDQQEHYDLYIPYSSGDAHSKVVSKTNIIATHNHEKGIFYRVRVPDFIFEPLDLNRFILAPDDPLQEEFIIE, encoded by the coding sequence ATGCTTGATACAGAATTTCACATCTCAAAAGATGCAAGAGCATCAATGGTCTCTCTCGTTTGTCCAAAATTTGAAGAACATAAAACAGAAAAAGATACTAACCGCTCACTAAATGAACTAAGAGAACTTCTACGAACTTTAGAAATAGAAACTGGTGATCAGTATGTTCAAAATAGAAAGACGGTAGAACCTGCGACAATATTAGGGTCTGGAAAGATAAAGGAAATCGCTGATGCAGCTAAACAAGAAGGTTCAACTCTTCTCGTTTTTGATTGTGAACTAACTGCTTCACAAATAAGAAATATCAAAGCAATAACAGATATGTCTGTTGTAGACAGATGCCATGTTATTCTAGAAATTTTCTCCCAGCATGCCAGAACCAAAGAGGCCAAAATTCAGATAGAAATTTCGCGCTTACAATATCTTCTTCCAAGACTTTCAGGTTTTTGGACTCACCTTTCGAGACAAAAGGGTGGAATTGGAGTCAGAGGTGGAGAGGGAGAACAGCAAATCGAGCTAGATCGTCGTATTGTTAGAGAACGTATTGAGTTCTATAAAAAAGAGCTTCAAGATGTTAGAAAGTCTAGAGAACAACAAAAAAAGAAAAGACAAAACCAAGCCGTAACAGCTGCCCTCGTAGGATATACCAACGCAGGAAAGTCATCTGTAATGAATAGGCTATGTCGTGTCGATGTACTCGAGGAAAATAAATTATTCGCAACTCTAGACTCAACTTACAGAATGCTAAACCCTGATACGAAACCGCCTATGATCTTAATTGACACCGTAGGTTTTATATCTAACCTTCCAAATACTCTTATTGATGGTTTTAAAACTACTTTAGAGTCAGCCATTGAGGCAGATCTTCTCATTATCGTATGTGATATATCGGACCCTCACTATAAGAAACACTTAGAAGTAACCCAAACCGTTTTAAAGGAGTTAGGAGTTACTAATAAAGATCAAATTATTGTTTATAACAAAAAGGATCTTCATCCAGACCCAATGGGACAAAAAATAATTCAGCGATCAACTCCTAATAGCTATCTTGTTTCTACTCACGATAAAGAGGATATGGTTAACCTTAAGGCCCAAATTATTAACTACTTCTTAGATCAACAAGAACACTATGATCTTTATATTCCATATAGTAGTGGAGATGCTCACTCGAAGGTCGTTTCGAAGACCAATATTATAGCCACGCATAACCACGAAAAAGGGATTTTTTATAGGGTTAGAGTCCCCGACTTTATTTTTGAACCGCTTGATCTAAATCGCTTTATCCTTGCTCCAGATGATCCTCTTCAAGAAGAGTTTATCATTGAGTAG